The window TCATCCTGGTATAAGGGCAATTAAATAAGTTTTCCATATATAAACAAAATCAGAGGAGGCGCTTTTGTTATGGCAAAGCAGGAATACGAAATTCGCGATGTGGATCTTCACGGAGAATGGCGGCTGGTAGAGGGCGGTTACAACGGTACGATGGAGAAAGTTCTCTCCTATGACCCAGAGACGGGAAACTACACAAGGTTGCTGAAATTTCCGCCTAAAACAGAGATGCCGGAGGTCCTCTCGCATGATTTCTGTGAAGAGATATACGTGGTAGACGGCTATCTGACCGATACTGACAAGAATATCACAATGTGCAAGGGCTATTATGGCTCACGCCTTCCCGGTATGAAGCACGGCCCTTACAGCATTCCCCTCGGCTGCATGACGATGGAGTTCCGTTATCAGGACCCCAACAAGCCGATCGACCCAGAATGTTCGCTCCTTAAGAATAAACTCGGCGCACCCAGATAAAATAACGAGTTTATCTTATTAATAAGAGGCGTTTATATGACGCATAAACGCCTCTTTATTCTCATCTTTTATATTTGAAGGAGAAAAGATATTATGAAACCAAACCTTTCCGTAGAATACTGTGGCGTTAAATTTAAAAATCCGATGGTCATCGCCTCGGCTTCTCCGAGCAAAAACGGCGAATATATGCGCCGCTGTGCCGAGTCTGGCGCTGGTGGTGTTATCGCCAAGACCTACAGCCCCGAGCCGCTCGCTCAGAAATATGTCTCTCCGCGCTTTACGGTCCTCCATAAGAAGGGCTGGCCCCACAACTACTCCAACTATTCATGCGAATTTCTCGCCACCTACAACACCGAGGAATGGATGCGGGAGATGGCGGCTGCGAAGAAGGCGTGTGACGAACGCGACTGCACGCTGGTCGGCAGTATCTCGGGAAATTCAAAGGAGAGCTGGATTGAGTTGGCGAAACGCATGGAGGATCTAGGTCTGCCGATGCTTGAACTCAACTTTGGCTGCCCGCATCCCAAGGATCTTGGCTACAAGAGCGGGCAGGAGCTTGGAAATTCTCCCGAGGCGGCGGCTGAGGTGACGCGTATCGTCTGCGAAGCCGTTAAGATCCCGGTATTTGTAAAACTCACCAGCGAGGCCGTCAGTATCGTTGATGTGGCGCAGCGCTGTAAGGGCGCGGGTGCGGCGGGTTTCACGGTTGTTAACCGTTTCTCGGCTCTTGATGTAGATATTGAAACGGGACGCCCGATCCTCCACGGTGGATTCGCAGGTGTCGGCGGCCCCTGGATGAGGCCGATAACTCTCAAGTGGATCGCGAAGATTGCTGAGGCGACCGGAATGCCGATCTCTGCGACTAACGGGATCTTCAGCTGGGAAGATGTGATCAAGTGCATCATGTGCGGCGCGACCACTGTGCAGACCTGCACGGCGATCATGTACGGCCCGAAACAGTTCGGCGAGGTTAAGACTTTCCTTGATGGCGTGGAAAAGTACCTTGTCGATCACAATATCGACGATATCAACAAGCTCCGCGGCATCACCCTGCCGCAGATAATCACCTGGGACAAGGTAGACCGCGAGCATACGGCGATCAGCGTAGTGTGTCAGGATAAGTGTATCGGCTGTGGTCTCTGTCCGAGCTGGTGCTTCTATGACGCGATAAAGATTGTTGATGTCAACGGCAAGAAGAAGTCCTGCATCGATCCGGATAAGTGCGACGGCTGCGGTCTCTGCGCGGCGCTCTGTCCGAAAGACGCGATTGAGATGAAGGGCGAAGTGCCAGTCTATCTGGGTGACTTTAACTAAGAGGATAAAAGATGTCAAAAGACGGCAGATTTGCCATCGTTCGCGGGGGCGGAGATCTTGCGACGGGGATCATCTACAGGCTGTGGCGAAGCGGGTTTCGAGTTCTTTCGCTCGAAACGTGCACGCCGCTTGTGGTGAGGCGTACGGTATCGGCTGCCTCTGCCGTCTTTAATGGAAGCGTCGTCATCGATGGGATGCCGGCGAAAAAAATATCGTCCACGGATGAGGTATTTGCGGGCGGAGATGTCTCCGTACTGATAGATCCGGAGGGTGACTCGATAAAAAAACTGCGTCCGGATTTACTTGTCGACGCCATTATGGCTAAACGAAATACCGGAACGACGATAGATATGGCCCCGCTGGTTATCGGAATAGGGCCAGGATTTACGGCCAAGGTTGATGTTCATTACGTTGTTGAGACTAAACGTGGACACTACCTTGGCCGCTTAATTTCAGAGGGCGGTGCCATCCCGAATACAGGTATCCCCGGGATGGAGATGGGCTATACCACGGAACGTCTTTTAAGGGCGCCAGCCGAAGGATATCTGACGCCATATGCGGAGATAGGCGATCATGTGGAGGCTGGGGATGTAGTTGGAGCAGTTGGGACGAAAGAGGTCCGGGCGCAAATTCGCGGAACGCTCAGAGGGTTGATACATCCGTCGGTTTATCTTACAGAGGGTTTAAAGATAGGCGACGTTGACCCCCGCGATGTCCGGGAGCATTGTTTTTCAATCACCGATAAGGCGCTGGCGATTGCCGGAGGAGTCTTAGAGGCGGTCCTCAGAAATTGTTGATGTAACTCCATCTGAAGTGTCAGGAGGATGAATGCAATGGAGACGCGGGAACTAAATTTTATTGTGAACGGAAAACCTCAAAAGATAGAGGTACGTACAAATTGGACGCTTGCACTGGCGCTGCGTGAGAAGCTAGGTCTATTAGGAACTAAGATCGGGTGCGGCGAAGGTGAATGCGGCGCCTGTACGGTGTTAATGGATGGAAAGACGGTTACTTCATGCCTTGTCCTTGCAGTACAGGCTGAAGGAGCAGAAATTATTACTATAGAGGGGCTTTCTTCCGAAGACGGACTTCATCCCGTACAGCAGGCCTTTGTCGACGCCGGGGCCATACAGTGCGGATATTGTACGCCTGGTATGGTCATGTCTGCGGTGGCGCTGCTGGAGAGATATCCAGACCCCACCGATGAACAGATACGCTATGGGCTCACGGGGAACCTTTGCCGCTGTACCGGTTATCAGAAAATCTTTGAGGCTGTGAGGATAGCCGCAAAACGGATGAGGGGGGTGGCGTGATGGCTGACGTTCGCTTTGAGAAAGGCGTGTATTCTGTAATAGGCACAAAGCAGCCCTATATTGACGCGTATGATAAGGTCACGGGGCGCACCAATTATGTAAGCGACCTTTCCCTTCCCGGGATGCTTCATGGAAGAGCCCTGCGCAGTCCCTATCCTCACGCGCGGATCATTTCTCTTGACACTTCGGCGGCGGAGAAGGTTCCTGGAATCAAATGCGTGCTCACAGGCAAAAACGTTCGGCAGAACAAGTGGGGGCCGGTTACAAAGGATGAATACCTGCTTGCCGTCGATAAGGTAAACTTCGTCGGAGATGAGGTTGCTGCGGTTGCCGGCGTAGACGAAGAGGCCTGCGAAGAGGCTCTTTCAAAGATAAAGGTCGAATATGAAGAGCTGCCGGCGGTACTGTCAATGCATGACGCGATGAAAGAGGGAGCTCCAGTTATACATGAGGACTTTCCCGGCAATGTAAACCATCATTTTGATATTCCGCGCGGTGATATAGACTCCGTTTTTAAAAACGCCTATTTGGTACATGAAGGCGAATATGAGACTCAGCTTGAATATCAGGCCTATATTGAACCGATGGGCGGTATCTCGACCTGGGACAGTAAGGGTAACCTTACGATATATGCCGGTATCCAGACGCCTACCTGGTCAAGGAATGATTACGCCGTAGCGCTTGGCATCCCGGTCGAAAAGATAAGGATCGTACAGCCCTATTTTGGCGGCGGGTTTGGCGCCAAGCTCTCGCAGCAGGTACACCCGCTCGGCGCGCTGCTTGCGAAATACGCCGAGCAGCCGGTCAGGTTCTTCTTAGACAGAGTTGAAGATTTTCAGTGCGGGCTTCCGCGCGTACCGATGTATTTCAAGATCAAGACGGCTTGGGACAGAGACGGCAAATACCTTGGAAAACGTACCTATATCCTTGCCGACAACGGCGCGTACGCGTCTTACGGAGCGCCGATCGCGCTGACGGCCATGTACCGTATCGATATTATGTATCAGGTTCCGGTCCTGCATTCTGTATGTGATCTGGTTTATACGAACAAAGTTCCAACCGGATGCTTCCGTGGCTTCGGCAACACGCAGATGCACCTTGCGCACGAAACGCATCTTGATGAAGTCGCCGAAATGCTGGGAATAGGTGCGGATGAAATACGTTACCGCAACATCGCCGTTCCGGGCTACAAGAATCCGCATGGCTGGAAGACCAATAGCTGCGAGATTAAGCAGTGCATTGAAAAAGCGGTCACGAAATCCGATTACCACGCGAAACGTGACGAGCTGACCAAGAAAAATGAATCCACCGGCGATATCAAAAGAGGAATCGGGCTTGCGGGCGCGGTGCATGTATCCGGAAACAGATCGTTCATAAAGCCGTTTGAGGGAGGCGCAGTTCTCCTTCGGATGAATGAGCAGGGAAAAGTCTACATTTACAGCAACGAGCCGGATATGGGACAGGGCATAAGGACTACGCTGAGCATATGCGTCGCAGACGCGCTTAAACTGGACCTCGACCATATCTGTGTGCCTGATCCCGACACGAATATCGTGCCGTTCGGGCTTGGCTGTTTTGCCAGCCGTGGAACTTACATGGCTACTGGCGCGATGCACATGGCGGTGGAGGATATGAGGGCGAAGCTGATAAAACTTGCCTCAGAGATGCTTTCGCTTCCTGAAGAGGAATTGAAGCTGGCGGACGGCTCCGTCGTTTCCGCAAAAGATCCCTCTAAAAGAGCGTCATTTGCCGAGCTGGCGTGGAAACATGTCTGTGATTTTCCAGGACAGCATATTCTGGGAATCGGACACTTTACCCCCGCGGGCGTCGAATATCCCGACGAAACAAAGTACAACAATATCTCAGGAGGCTATGCCTTCGGGTGCCATGTTGCGGAGGTAGAGGTAAATA is drawn from Cloacibacillus porcorum and contains these coding sequences:
- a CDS encoding cupin domain-containing protein, producing MAKQEYEIRDVDLHGEWRLVEGGYNGTMEKVLSYDPETGNYTRLLKFPPKTEMPEVLSHDFCEEIYVVDGYLTDTDKNITMCKGYYGSRLPGMKHGPYSIPLGCMTMEFRYQDPNKPIDPECSLLKNKLGAPR
- a CDS encoding tRNA-dihydrouridine synthase is translated as MKPNLSVEYCGVKFKNPMVIASASPSKNGEYMRRCAESGAGGVIAKTYSPEPLAQKYVSPRFTVLHKKGWPHNYSNYSCEFLATYNTEEWMREMAAAKKACDERDCTLVGSISGNSKESWIELAKRMEDLGLPMLELNFGCPHPKDLGYKSGQELGNSPEAAAEVTRIVCEAVKIPVFVKLTSEAVSIVDVAQRCKGAGAAGFTVVNRFSALDVDIETGRPILHGGFAGVGGPWMRPITLKWIAKIAEATGMPISATNGIFSWEDVIKCIMCGATTVQTCTAIMYGPKQFGEVKTFLDGVEKYLVDHNIDDINKLRGITLPQIITWDKVDREHTAISVVCQDKCIGCGLCPSWCFYDAIKIVDVNGKKKSCIDPDKCDGCGLCAALCPKDAIEMKGEVPVYLGDFN
- the yqeB gene encoding selenium-dependent molybdenum cofactor biosynthesis protein YqeB, with the protein product MSKDGRFAIVRGGGDLATGIIYRLWRSGFRVLSLETCTPLVVRRTVSAASAVFNGSVVIDGMPAKKISSTDEVFAGGDVSVLIDPEGDSIKKLRPDLLVDAIMAKRNTGTTIDMAPLVIGIGPGFTAKVDVHYVVETKRGHYLGRLISEGGAIPNTGIPGMEMGYTTERLLRAPAEGYLTPYAEIGDHVEAGDVVGAVGTKEVRAQIRGTLRGLIHPSVYLTEGLKIGDVDPRDVREHCFSITDKALAIAGGVLEAVLRNC
- a CDS encoding (2Fe-2S)-binding protein, whose product is METRELNFIVNGKPQKIEVRTNWTLALALREKLGLLGTKIGCGEGECGACTVLMDGKTVTSCLVLAVQAEGAEIITIEGLSSEDGLHPVQQAFVDAGAIQCGYCTPGMVMSAVALLERYPDPTDEQIRYGLTGNLCRCTGYQKIFEAVRIAAKRMRGVA
- a CDS encoding xanthine dehydrogenase family protein molybdopterin-binding subunit, whose amino-acid sequence is MADVRFEKGVYSVIGTKQPYIDAYDKVTGRTNYVSDLSLPGMLHGRALRSPYPHARIISLDTSAAEKVPGIKCVLTGKNVRQNKWGPVTKDEYLLAVDKVNFVGDEVAAVAGVDEEACEEALSKIKVEYEELPAVLSMHDAMKEGAPVIHEDFPGNVNHHFDIPRGDIDSVFKNAYLVHEGEYETQLEYQAYIEPMGGISTWDSKGNLTIYAGIQTPTWSRNDYAVALGIPVEKIRIVQPYFGGGFGAKLSQQVHPLGALLAKYAEQPVRFFLDRVEDFQCGLPRVPMYFKIKTAWDRDGKYLGKRTYILADNGAYASYGAPIALTAMYRIDIMYQVPVLHSVCDLVYTNKVPTGCFRGFGNTQMHLAHETHLDEVAEMLGIGADEIRYRNIAVPGYKNPHGWKTNSCEIKQCIEKAVTKSDYHAKRDELTKKNESTGDIKRGIGLAGAVHVSGNRSFIKPFEGGAVLLRMNEQGKVYIYSNEPDMGQGIRTTLSICVADALKLDLDHICVPDPDTNIVPFGLGCFASRGTYMATGAMHMAVEDMRAKLIKLASEMLSLPEEELKLADGSVVSAKDPSKRASFAELAWKHVCDFPGQHILGIGHFTPAGVEYPDETKYNNISGGYAFGCHVAEVEVNTKTGQIKVSNIFAVHDVGQPINRLALEGQLQGGIAQGYGWALMEHLKHNEKGRVANACFLDYQIPTAADIPQIEVDFADSFEWSTGFGAKSIGECATNPTAPAILNAIYNAVGIRFKELPITAEKMLKALKEKEKASEGRG